The Hypanus sabinus isolate sHypSab1 chromosome 5, sHypSab1.hap1, whole genome shotgun sequence genome has a segment encoding these proteins:
- the LOC132394834 gene encoding nuclear factor 7, brain-like, whose amino-acid sequence MASKHQVESWTEEVICSICLDFYTDPVSLGCGHTFCRACIARCWEKEENKSCPECREQFQETILRVNRVVVRLAEKARKLLLCPSGKESRLNCKEHEEELKLFCETDKTLICLICRDAREHKSHNFMPIKEAVEVCKDQMKFSLTSLTEKKMAILIMEQQQKQRISEIQDQSRSLESRVSSEFTKIHQSLTEKEQRLIGDLKEQEERIVDLMERRLREIREKLTSIEDEISMLQQQIEQKDAVIFLKEESCRKRRRVEDDQILTVRDGALTMTEFNGPLPFSVWREMLNNIQSVSVTLDVETAGLWLEVSEDWKSVRRSQILRDLPDSGKRFTARACVLGLEGFTSGRHYWEVEVAGNRGWSLGVATESVEREKWIALIPENGFWTIGRWSDSLYVNTSPQSPLPAGPIPGRVGVYLSYDFRTVSFYNAESKTHLYTFTGNKFTEKLYPFFGNWDENQWLRMCSSSALGL is encoded by the exons ATGGCTTCGAAGCACCAGGTTGAGAGTTGGACGGAGGAGGTAATTTGTTCCATCTGCCTGGATTTCTATACGGATCCGGTGTCACTGGGGTGTGGACACACCTTCTGCCGCGCCTGTATCGCACGGTGTTGGGAAAAGGAGGAGAACAAATCCTGCCCGGAATGCAGAGAGCAGTTTCAGGAAACAATCCTCAGGGTGAATCGGGTCGTAGTGAGACTGGCAGAGAAAGCTCGGAAATTGCTGCTGTGTCCGTCAGGAAAGGAAAGTAGGCTTAACTGcaaggaacatgaggaagaactgaagctgttttgtgaaacggacaagacTCTGATTTGCCTGATCTGTAGAGATGCACGGGAGCACAAGTCTCATAACTTTATgccgattaaagaagctgttGAAGTTTGcaag GATCAAATGAAATTTTCCCTCACCTCGCTCACTGAGAAGAAAATGGCAATTCTGATTATGGAGCAGCAGCAGAAACAGAGGATTTCTGAGATTCAG GATCAGTCACGCAGTCTGGAGTCCCGCGTCTCATCCGAGTTCACTAAAATACACCAGAGTCTCACCGAAAAAGAGCAGCGTTTAATCGGAGATCTCAAAGAACAGGAGGAAAGGATTGTGGATCTAATGGAGAGACGTCTTCGGGAGATTCGAGAGAAATTAACTTCCATTGAGGATGAAATCTCAATGTTACAGCAACAGATAGAGCAGAAAGATGCAGTGATATTTCTGAAG gaggaatcGTGCCGGAAGAGGAGGAG GGTTGAAGATGATCAGATACTGACAGTTCGAGATGGGGCTCTGACAATGACAGAATTCAATGGGCCTTTACCATTCTCAGTGTGGAGGGAAATGCTTAATAACATTCAATCTG tctctgtcaccctggatgtggaaacagCGGGTCTATggctcgaggtgtctgaggacTGGAAGAGTGTGAGACGGAGTCAGATTCTGAGGGATCTCCCGGACTCCGGGAAGAGGTTCACAGCCCGGGCTTGTGTGCTGGGATtggagggattcacatcgggaagacattactgggaggtggaggtggcgGGGAATCGGGGCTGGAGTCTGGGAGTCGCCACtgaatctgtggagagagagaaatggattgCATTGATACCAGAAAATGGATTCTGGACCATCGGACGATGGAGTGACAGCTTATACGTaaacacctcccctcagtcccctctccctgctggtcccatccccgggagagtgggagtttatctcagttacgacttcaggacagtttcattttacaacgcagAGAGCAAGACCCATCTctacaccttcactgggaataaattcacagagaaactttatcctttcttcgGGAATTGGGATGaaaaccagtggctgagaatgTGCTCCAGTTCAGCTCTGGGTCTGTAA